A section of the Thauera chlorobenzoica genome encodes:
- a CDS encoding HAMP domain-containing protein has product MNMQLPPPVRRRSIMLLVTVAMLTLALIGLAGMSASVLVVERARSSTEAIKVAGSLRLYAQRIPSLAAVDSLGGRGLSARGMAVSGDFERQLEHPALAQAIARAPQAPFAVAYRGVHAAWRSSLQPRFEALSREGALSAAGIEQLLAEVDAFVEQIDVLVAALEHDSEARIHRLHQALALAMGLTLIVAVIALGLLYRALLRPLGGLLEAARRIAGGDFSARVRNTGEDEIGRVGTSFNLMAGELEKLYGNLGRHVAEKTAELQRSNRALELLYHAITRLYHSPTAPEAYAATLRDIDRVAGLSGSFVCIEPQAAAAATVIASTFGVCPERIARGEDACAACRISMAPGNGDLLRFPLRDREHHYGMLRLALPPGASLEDWQRQLVEALSRHIGMALGAARRGEQERLLALQEERSVIARELHDSLAQALSYMKIQASLLQRVAGDPARAAEAGPILVDLRAGINAAYRQLRELLVSFRLGLSGDLDRLLGDAVREYGARGKLEVTLELRLGDCVLSPNQEVHVLQIVREALSNMVRHAGARRARVAVLGEAGGEVRIEVEDDGVGLGAPPEDARNHHGLSIMRERARSLGGEIEIGNRAEGGTRVRVRFAAARVVAGGAFGGKAGFPATD; this is encoded by the coding sequence ATGAACATGCAGCTCCCGCCGCCGGTGCGGCGGCGCTCGATCATGCTGCTGGTGACGGTGGCGATGCTGACCCTGGCGCTGATCGGCCTTGCCGGGATGAGCGCCTCGGTGCTGGTCGTCGAGCGCGCACGCAGCAGCACCGAGGCGATCAAGGTCGCCGGCAGCCTCCGCCTCTATGCTCAGCGCATTCCGAGCCTGGCCGCGGTCGACAGCCTGGGGGGGCGCGGCTTGTCCGCGCGCGGGATGGCGGTGAGCGGCGACTTCGAGCGCCAGCTCGAACACCCGGCACTGGCACAGGCGATCGCGCGCGCGCCGCAGGCGCCGTTCGCCGTGGCCTACCGCGGGGTGCACGCGGCGTGGCGTTCGAGCCTGCAGCCGCGGTTCGAGGCGCTGTCCCGCGAGGGGGCATTGTCGGCCGCCGGAATCGAGCAGCTGCTGGCCGAGGTCGATGCCTTCGTCGAGCAGATCGATGTACTGGTGGCGGCGCTCGAGCACGACAGCGAGGCCCGCATCCATCGCCTGCACCAGGCGCTGGCACTGGCGATGGGGCTGACCCTGATCGTCGCCGTGATCGCGCTCGGCCTGCTCTACCGCGCCTTGCTGCGTCCGCTCGGTGGCCTGCTCGAGGCGGCGCGGCGCATCGCCGGCGGCGACTTCAGTGCGCGCGTGCGCAACACCGGCGAAGACGAGATCGGCCGTGTCGGCACCTCGTTCAACCTGATGGCGGGGGAACTGGAGAAGCTGTACGGCAATCTCGGGCGCCACGTTGCCGAGAAGACCGCCGAGCTGCAGCGCAGCAACCGTGCGCTGGAACTGCTCTATCACGCGATCACCCGCCTCTACCACAGCCCGACCGCGCCCGAAGCCTACGCGGCCACACTGCGCGACATCGACCGGGTTGCCGGGCTGAGCGGCAGCTTCGTGTGCATCGAGCCCCAGGCCGCGGCCGCGGCGACGGTGATCGCATCGACCTTCGGCGTCTGCCCCGAGCGTATCGCCCGCGGCGAGGATGCGTGCGCCGCCTGCCGCATCAGCATGGCTCCGGGCAACGGCGATCTGCTGCGCTTTCCGCTGCGCGACCGCGAACATCACTACGGCATGCTGCGTCTGGCGTTGCCGCCGGGGGCGAGCCTGGAGGACTGGCAGCGCCAGCTCGTCGAGGCCTTGTCGCGCCATATCGGCATGGCGCTGGGCGCGGCGCGGCGCGGCGAGCAGGAGCGCCTGCTCGCGCTGCAGGAGGAACGTTCGGTGATCGCGCGCGAACTGCACGACTCGCTGGCGCAGGCGCTGTCCTACATGAAGATCCAGGCCAGCCTGCTGCAGCGCGTGGCCGGCGATCCGGCGCGCGCGGCCGAGGCTGGGCCGATTCTGGTCGACCTGCGCGCCGGGATCAATGCCGCCTACCGCCAGCTGCGCGAATTGCTGGTGTCGTTTCGCCTCGGTCTTTCCGGCGACCTGGACCGCCTGCTCGGCGACGCGGTGCGGGAGTACGGTGCGCGTGGCAAGCTCGAGGTGACGCTCGAGTTGCGCCTGGGCGACTGTGTGCTGAGTCCGAACCAGGAAGTGCATGTGCTGCAGATCGTGCGCGAGGCCTTGTCGAACATGGTGCGCCATGCCGGTGCGCGCCGGGCCCGGGTGGCGGTGCTCGGCGAGGCCGGCGGCGAGGTCAGGATCGAGGTCGAGGATGACGGCGTCGGCCTTGGCGCCCCGCCCGAGGATGCGCGCAACCACCACGGGCTGTCGATCATGCGCGAGCGCGCCCGCAGCCTCGGCGGCGAGATCGAAATCGGCAACCGTGCGGAAGGCGGCACCCGGGTCCGGGTGCGCTTTGCCGCGGCGCGGGTGGTGGCCGGCGGCGCCTTCGGCGGCAAGGCCGGATTCCCCGCGACCGACTGA
- the narL gene encoding two-component system response regulator NarL, translating into MNEMQSVLIVDDHPLFRKGLAQLLQTVDGFRLAGEAASGEEGLAMARTLLPDLVLLDLNMRDMSGLEVLRSLRGSRIGARVVMVTVSDQGEDVVAALRAGADAYLLKDMEPEEMLGALAEVAAGRVVIPQQLNHLLAAALRSEGRPQSVAAAGLTEQEVRILEKIAAGLSNKHIGRELDIAEGTVKVHVKHVLRKLDLRSRVEAAVWAVEHMRG; encoded by the coding sequence ATGAACGAAATGCAATCGGTCCTGATCGTGGATGACCATCCGCTGTTCCGCAAAGGGCTGGCGCAGCTGCTGCAGACGGTGGACGGTTTCAGGCTGGCTGGCGAGGCCGCCAGCGGCGAGGAAGGACTCGCCATGGCGCGCACGCTGCTGCCCGATCTGGTCCTGCTCGACCTGAACATGCGCGACATGAGCGGACTGGAGGTACTGCGCAGCCTGCGCGGTTCGCGCATCGGCGCACGCGTGGTGATGGTGACGGTATCGGACCAGGGGGAGGACGTGGTCGCGGCGCTGCGCGCCGGCGCCGACGCCTACCTGCTCAAGGACATGGAGCCGGAAGAGATGCTCGGCGCCCTCGCCGAAGTCGCCGCCGGGCGCGTCGTGATCCCGCAGCAGCTCAACCACCTGCTCGCCGCCGCGCTGCGTAGCGAGGGCCGGCCACAGTCGGTCGCCGCCGCCGGGCTCACCGAGCAGGAAGTGCGCATCCTCGAAAAGATCGCCGCCGGGCTGTCGAACAAGCACATCGGGCGCGAACTCGACATCGCCGAAGGCACGGTGAAGGTCCACGTCAAGCACGTCCTGCGCAAGCTCGACCTGCGTTCGCGGGTCGAGGCCGCGGTGTGGGCGGTCGAGCATATGCGCGGCTGA
- the ccmD gene encoding heme exporter protein CcmD — MLWQSWSAFWDMGGAAFYVWGSYGLALGMVALELMLVFQRRKDTSRRLLRWRRALGKDAGRQNGGEPEPATESER; from the coding sequence ATGCTGTGGCAAAGCTGGTCCGCGTTCTGGGACATGGGGGGCGCAGCCTTTTACGTGTGGGGCAGCTACGGCCTCGCCCTCGGTATGGTGGCGCTCGAGCTGATGCTCGTGTTCCAGCGCCGCAAAGACACTTCGCGCCGGCTGCTGCGCTGGCGGCGCGCGCTCGGCAAGGATGCCGGCAGGCAAAACGGCGGTGAGCCCGAACCCGCTACGGAGTCGGAAAGATGA
- a CDS encoding heme lyase CcmF/NrfE family subunit, which translates to MIPELGHFALILALVLSLVQAVVPLVGARRNSLALMAVGRPAAQGQFLFILVSYLCLTWAFVSSDFSVQLAASNSHSATPIFYKITGVWGNHEGSLLLWAMSLALWTVAVTVFSRHLPEAFLARVLGVLGWVSAGFISFMLVTSNPFDRLLPAVADGRDLNPLLQDPGMIIHPPLLYMGYVGFSVAFAFAIAALLSGRLDAAWARWSRPWTTVAWVFLTAGIAVGSGWAYYELGWGGWWFWDPVENASFMPWLLGTALMHSLAVTEKRGAFRSWTVLLAIGAFSLSLLGTFLVRSGVITSVHAFATDPKRGLYILALLVVVIGFSLLLYAVRAPKLAGGGSFGFVSRETTLLGNNVLLTVASASVLLGTLYPLFLDALNLGKISVGPPYFEAVFVPLMTPVVVLMMFGPFLRWKDDDLAAALRKVAPAFIASVAIGIGVAFAVDHLTWRTALGLALAAWVGLASLQLLHGRLRERAGASAASRLRAITASWWGMWFAHLGVGVFITGVTLVGSLDQHLDVRMQAGQHAELAGYTFTFRGAVDADGPNYDAERGIVEVARDGRAIATLTPEKRLYWAQGMPMTEASIDIGPFRDVYVSLGEQLEDGAWIVSLYYKPFISWVWLGCLLMGLGGVFAAADRRYRRLAARDAAAGADQRMPAPV; encoded by the coding sequence ATGATTCCCGAACTCGGACATTTCGCCCTGATCCTCGCCCTGGTGCTGTCCCTGGTGCAGGCGGTGGTGCCGCTCGTCGGCGCCCGCCGCAACAGCCTGGCGCTGATGGCGGTCGGCCGCCCCGCGGCGCAGGGACAGTTCCTCTTCATCCTGGTCAGCTACCTGTGCCTGACCTGGGCCTTCGTCAGCAGCGACTTCTCGGTGCAGCTGGCGGCGTCCAACTCGCATAGCGCGACGCCGATCTTCTACAAGATCACCGGCGTGTGGGGCAACCACGAAGGCTCGCTGTTGCTGTGGGCGATGTCGCTGGCGCTGTGGACGGTGGCGGTGACGGTGTTCTCGCGCCACCTGCCCGAAGCCTTCCTCGCCCGCGTGCTCGGGGTGCTGGGCTGGGTCAGCGCCGGCTTCATCTCGTTCATGCTGGTCACCTCCAACCCCTTCGACCGCCTGCTGCCGGCGGTGGCCGACGGGCGCGACCTGAACCCGCTGCTGCAGGATCCGGGAATGATCATCCACCCGCCGCTGCTCTACATGGGCTACGTCGGCTTCTCGGTGGCGTTCGCCTTCGCCATCGCCGCGCTCCTCAGCGGCCGGCTCGACGCCGCCTGGGCGCGCTGGTCGCGGCCGTGGACGACGGTGGCGTGGGTGTTCCTCACCGCAGGCATCGCGGTCGGCTCGGGCTGGGCCTACTACGAACTGGGCTGGGGCGGCTGGTGGTTCTGGGACCCGGTGGAAAACGCCTCCTTCATGCCCTGGCTGCTGGGCACCGCGCTGATGCATTCGCTCGCCGTCACCGAGAAGCGCGGCGCCTTCCGCAGCTGGACGGTGCTGCTGGCGATCGGCGCGTTCTCGCTGTCGCTGCTGGGCACCTTCCTGGTCCGTTCGGGCGTCATCACCAGCGTCCATGCCTTCGCCACCGACCCCAAGCGCGGCCTCTACATCCTCGCCCTGCTGGTGGTGGTGATCGGCTTCTCGCTGCTGCTGTACGCAGTGCGTGCACCGAAGCTGGCCGGTGGCGGCAGCTTCGGCTTCGTCTCGCGCGAGACCACGCTGCTCGGCAACAACGTGCTGCTCACCGTGGCTTCGGCTTCGGTGCTGCTGGGCACGCTGTATCCGCTGTTTCTCGATGCCCTCAACCTGGGCAAGATCTCGGTCGGCCCGCCCTACTTCGAAGCGGTGTTCGTGCCGCTGATGACGCCGGTGGTGGTGCTGATGATGTTCGGCCCCTTCCTGCGCTGGAAGGACGATGACCTCGCCGCGGCGCTGCGCAAGGTGGCCCCGGCCTTCATCGCCAGCGTTGCGATCGGGATCGGGGTCGCCTTCGCCGTCGATCACCTGACCTGGCGCACCGCGCTCGGCCTGGCGCTCGCCGCCTGGGTCGGGCTGGCCAGCCTGCAGCTGCTCCATGGCCGGCTGCGGGAGCGCGCCGGCGCCTCCGCCGCCTCGCGCCTGCGCGCGATCACCGCATCGTGGTGGGGAATGTGGTTCGCCCACCTCGGCGTCGGCGTGTTCATCACCGGCGTCACCCTGGTCGGCAGCCTGGACCAGCACCTCGACGTCCGGATGCAGGCCGGCCAGCATGCCGAGCTCGCCGGCTACACGTTCACCTTTCGCGGCGCGGTCGACGCCGACGGCCCCAACTACGACGCCGAGCGCGGCATCGTCGAGGTCGCCCGCGACGGCCGCGCGATCGCCACCCTGACCCCGGAAAAGCGCCTGTACTGGGCACAGGGCATGCCGATGACCGAAGCGTCGATCGACATCGGTCCGTTCCGCGACGTCTATGTGTCGCTCGGCGAGCAGCTCGAGGACGGCGCCTGGATCGTCAGCCTGTACTACAAGCCCTTCATCAGCTGGGTCTGGCTCGGCTGCCTGCTGATGGGGCTGGGGGGCGTGTTCGCCGCCGCCGATCGCCGCTACCGCCGCCTGGCCGCGCGTGACGCTGCCGCCGGGGCCGACCAGCGCATGCCGGCCCCGGTCTGA
- the ccmC gene encoding heme ABC transporter permease CcmC: MNKPERARSLFRFAAPQNFYPLAGRLAPWFAVAAAVLGVAGLWLGFFVAPTDATQGEVYRVIFIHVPAAWMSMFIYLVMAFWSAVGLVMNTRLSFLMSQALAPTGALFCVVALWTGALWGKPTWGAYWVWDARLTSQLLLLFLYFGFIALTRAIEDPRRADRAGAIIALVGAVNVPIIYFSVQWWNTLHQGASVSLTKAPSMAATMLAGMLVMALASWAYTLAVVLWRVRPMILERERHTEWVGAVLEQELRTGGGRA; encoded by the coding sequence ATGAACAAACCCGAACGCGCTCGCAGCTTGTTCCGCTTCGCCGCCCCGCAGAACTTCTATCCCCTCGCCGGCCGGCTCGCGCCCTGGTTCGCGGTGGCGGCAGCGGTGCTCGGTGTGGCCGGCCTGTGGCTGGGCTTTTTCGTCGCCCCCACCGACGCCACCCAGGGCGAGGTGTACCGGGTGATCTTCATCCACGTGCCGGCAGCCTGGATGTCGATGTTCATCTACCTGGTGATGGCCTTCTGGTCGGCGGTCGGCCTGGTCATGAACACCCGCCTGTCCTTCCTGATGAGCCAGGCGCTGGCGCCGACCGGGGCGCTGTTCTGCGTCGTCGCCCTGTGGACCGGGGCGCTGTGGGGCAAGCCGACCTGGGGCGCGTACTGGGTGTGGGACGCGCGCCTGACTTCGCAGCTGCTGCTGCTGTTCCTGTACTTCGGCTTCATCGCCCTCACCCGCGCGATCGAGGACCCGCGCCGCGCCGATCGCGCCGGGGCGATCATCGCCCTGGTCGGCGCGGTGAACGTGCCGATCATCTATTTCTCGGTGCAGTGGTGGAACACCCTGCACCAGGGCGCCTCGGTGAGTCTGACCAAGGCGCCGTCGATGGCCGCAACCATGCTCGCCGGGATGCTGGTGATGGCGCTGGCGTCCTGGGCCTACACCCTGGCCGTGGTCCTGTGGCGGGTGCGGCCGATGATCCTCGAGCGCGAGCGTCATACCGAGTGGGTGGGGGCGGTGCTCGAACAAGAGCTGCGAACCGGCGGAGGGCGTGCCTGA
- the ccmB gene encoding heme exporter protein CcmB, with product MLSTFFAVLRRDLLLAWRGRADVLVTLAFFIIVVCLFPFGVGAEPNQLRAIAPGVLWVAALLACLLSLHRLFAQDYVDGTLEQLLLSREPAALWVTAKVLAFWLSTGLPVVAVAPAMALLLDLEQGGLPVLVISLMLGTPILALLGAVGAALTLGLRGGGMLLALLVLPLFVPVLIFGAGAVEAELSGSGAAAHLLLLGGGLAGALALAPVACAAALRISTD from the coding sequence ATGCTGAGCACCTTCTTCGCCGTGCTGCGCCGCGACCTGCTGCTGGCCTGGCGCGGCCGCGCCGACGTGCTGGTGACGCTCGCCTTCTTCATCATCGTGGTCTGCCTGTTCCCGTTCGGGGTTGGCGCCGAACCCAACCAGCTGCGCGCGATCGCCCCCGGCGTGCTGTGGGTGGCGGCGCTGCTCGCCTGCCTGCTGTCGCTGCACCGGCTGTTCGCCCAGGATTACGTAGACGGAACCTTGGAGCAGCTTCTCCTGTCTAGGGAACCGGCTGCGTTGTGGGTGACGGCCAAGGTGCTCGCGTTCTGGCTCAGCACCGGCCTGCCGGTGGTCGCGGTGGCGCCGGCGATGGCCCTGCTGCTTGACCTGGAGCAAGGTGGTCTGCCGGTGCTGGTAATAAGTTTGATGCTCGGCACGCCGATCCTGGCCTTGCTCGGGGCGGTGGGCGCGGCGCTGACCCTGGGCCTGCGTGGGGGCGGGATGCTGCTGGCGCTGCTGGTGCTGCCGCTGTTCGTGCCGGTGCTGATCTTCGGCGCCGGTGCAGTGGAGGCGGAGCTGTCCGGCTCCGGCGCGGCGGCCCACCTGCTGCTGCTGGGAGGCGGACTGGCCGGCGCGCTCGCGCTTGCACCCGTGGCGTGCGCGGCAGCGCTGAGGATTTCGACTGATTGA
- the ccmE gene encoding cytochrome c maturation protein CcmE has protein sequence MKARNKRLILVGSGVALLVAAVALVLSAFQQNLVFFHTPSEVAAGKAPTGKTFRIGGMVEEGSIAREADGLTVRFAITDTAKIIPVTYRGTLPDLFKEGKGAVVQGRLEDGVFRATEVLAKHDENYMPPEAAHAVEQAQKAAQTVSQ, from the coding sequence ATGAAAGCCCGTAACAAACGTCTGATCCTCGTCGGCAGCGGCGTCGCCCTGCTGGTGGCGGCGGTGGCCCTGGTGCTGAGCGCCTTCCAGCAGAACCTGGTGTTCTTCCACACCCCGTCCGAAGTGGCCGCAGGCAAGGCGCCGACGGGCAAGACCTTCCGCATCGGCGGGATGGTCGAGGAGGGCTCGATCGCGCGCGAGGCCGACGGCCTCACCGTGCGCTTCGCGATCACCGATACCGCGAAGATCATTCCCGTGACCTATCGCGGCACGCTGCCCGACCTGTTCAAGGAGGGCAAGGGCGCGGTGGTGCAGGGCCGCCTCGAAGACGGCGTGTTCCGTGCCACCGAGGTCCTCGCCAAGCACGACGAGAACTACATGCCGCCCGAAGCCGCGCACGCCGTCGAGCAGGCGCAGAAGGCCGCACAGACGGTGAGCCAGTGA
- the ccmA gene encoding cytochrome c biogenesis heme-transporting ATPase CcmA: MLETRDLACLKGDRLLFRGLAFRLQAGGLLRVAGPNGVGKTSLLRLATGLALPEAGEIRWRGESIRRAREAFHGELLYLGHAAALNDLLSPLENLRFACAAAGDAVDEKACAHALERIGLARQLDLPARVLSQGQRRRVGLARLFLSAARPLWVLDEPFTALDVHAVADLAATLSAHCADGGMVMLTTHQDAPFATPPAVLDVGAFAC; encoded by the coding sequence ATGCTTGAAACCCGAGATCTCGCCTGCCTGAAGGGCGATCGCCTGCTGTTCCGCGGCCTCGCCTTCCGCCTCCAGGCGGGCGGGCTGCTGCGCGTGGCCGGTCCCAACGGCGTGGGCAAGACCAGCCTGCTGCGCCTGGCTACCGGGCTGGCCCTGCCCGAGGCCGGCGAGATCCGCTGGCGCGGCGAATCGATCCGGCGTGCGCGTGAGGCTTTCCACGGCGAGCTGCTCTACCTCGGTCACGCCGCTGCGCTCAACGACCTGCTGAGCCCGCTGGAAAACCTGCGCTTCGCCTGCGCCGCCGCCGGTGACGCGGTCGACGAGAAGGCCTGCGCCCACGCCCTGGAGCGGATTGGCCTCGCGCGCCAGCTCGACCTGCCGGCGCGGGTGCTGTCCCAGGGCCAGCGCCGGCGCGTCGGCCTGGCGCGCCTGTTCCTGTCCGCTGCGCGGCCGCTGTGGGTGCTCGACGAACCGTTTACCGCGCTCGACGTCCATGCCGTGGCCGATCTCGCCGCCACCTTGTCGGCGCACTGTGCCGACGGCGGCATGGTGATGCTGACCACCCATCAGGATGCGCCGTTCGCGACGCCGCCGGCGGTGCTCGACGTCGGGGCCTTCGCATGCTGA